CGGCGGAGAAACGGTAGTCTGCCGGAACCGAACGGAGACCCGCTTCGATGGAACGAATCAAAATGGGAAGAACCATGCATGCCAGCGTCAAACCGCCAGAGAGGATGGAGAAACCGAATCCGAGGATATTGCAAAAGAAGGCGCTTCCGAAGAGTCCGAAGACAATCGAGGGAACACCCGCGAGGATATCCAGGCTGCGGCGGATAAGACGTCCGAAGGGTTTTTCCTCTGCGGAAAACTCGGCGAGGAGGATTGCTGTGCCGAGGCCGATTGGAATGGCGACCGCCAGGCAAACGAAGAGAATCAGGCTGGTCGAAACAAGGATGGGACCGATTCCTCCTTCTCGACCGGCATTCCGGGGCGGTGCCGTCAGGAAGTTCAAGGAGAGCTGTCCGAAGCCCTGCCGGACGATATCACTCAAAAGCCAGAGAAAGACGGCCGTGACCAGAAGCGCAGCCATCCAGACCACAAGTGTCGAAAGCCATTCTTTTTTGCTTGCAAGGGAGTTATGCACCCATCCCATCCCTGGTGAGTCCTTCTGAGAAAAAGACGAGCGTTGCTATGATGGCCATCAGGACGAGTCCGCTCACGAAAAGGGCGGACCGATGGTTCCCCATGGCATAGGCCATCTCAAGGGCGATATTTGCCGTGAGGGTTCGGATCGGATCAAAAAGTGATTTTGGAACTTGAACGACGTTTCCGCTGACCATGAGGAGGGCCATCGTTTCTCCGATGGCCCGTCCGGTGGCCAGTATGATGCTGGTCGTGAGTCCCGCTCTTGCGGCAGGGAGGGCGACCCCTGTGATGATCGACCATCGTGAAAGACCGAGCGCGGCGGCGCCCTGGAGAATCTGAGAGGGAACAGCCGTGAGGCTGGCATCTGCGAGGAGTGCGATGGTGGGAAGAATCATCAAGGCCAGGATCAGGATACCAGCACTTAGACTCGGACCGGGTGGATGTATCCGGCCGATGATCGGGACAAGGACCACCAGGGCCCAAAAG
The DNA window shown above is from Candidatus Manganitrophaceae bacterium and carries:
- the pstA gene encoding phosphate ABC transporter permease PstA, producing MGWVHNSLASKKEWLSTLVVWMAALLVTAVFLWLLSDIVRQGFGQLSLNFLTAPPRNAGREGGIGPILVSTSLILFVCLAVAIPIGLGTAILLAEFSAEEKPFGRLIRRSLDILAGVPSIVFGLFGSAFFCNILGFGFSILSGGLTLACMVLPILIRSIEAGLRSVPADYRFSAAALGLSPMATLRKILLPAAAPGLLVGLILGAGRAIAETAALIFTSGYVDRMPSSFLDSGRALSIHIFDLSMNIPGGNKTAYSSALVLMVLILLMNGITSWLAVRWHQARISLG
- the pstC gene encoding phosphate ABC transporter permease subunit PstC, with the translated sequence MLRGAASISGMVVLFIIVFLFLEALPALKEIGPLRFFNDPSWHPNDGTFDLTPMLMGTLLTTLGALALATPLGILSAVFIHYYAPPALGQVYRKLIGLLAGIPSVVYGFWALVVLVPIIGRIHPPGPSLSAGILILALMILPTIALLADASLTAVPSQILQGAAALGLSRWSIITGVALPAARAGLTTSIILATGRAIGETMALLMVSGNVVQVPKSLFDPIRTLTANIALEMAYAMGNHRSALFVSGLVLMAIIATLVFFSEGLTRDGMGA